Genomic DNA from Bacterioplanes sanyensis:
TGCGCGGAGCCAGCTCGGTCAGTGCGCTGCGGTAAACATCGCGCTTAAACGACACCACCTGCCCCAGAGGATACCAATAGCTCACCCACTCCCAGCCATCAAATTCTGGTTTGTTGGTGGTGGCCACATTGACCTCGTCGTCGCTGCTGAGCAGACGCAACAAATACCATTTCTGTTTCTGGCCAACGCACACGGGCTTGCTGTCTTGGCGAATCATGCGCCTGGGCAAACGATAGCGCAGCCATCCGCGGGTACAGCCCAATATTTTTACATCTTTGGGCTGTAAGCCAACTTCCTCCGCCAGCTCTCGATATAACGCTTTCTCCGGCGATTCGCCCTGTTTTATGCCTCCTTGCGGGAACTGCCATGCATCCTGCCCTACGCGGCGTGCCCATAACACTTGTCCAGCATCATTACAGATGATGATGCCTACATTGGGGCGATACCCCTGATCGTCTATCACGCTGAATTCCAATCTTTTGTCTTAGCCTCAAACTTGCCGATTTGACGGCAAAGGTCAAGCACGGAGATGAGGAGTCCGTTAGTGAGAGCCTTAATAATGAGAGATTTTATGAGTTTATCTACTCAAAACTGATAATTATAAGGAAAGCGTCGCGACCTGCTTTTACAATATCGACCTCACTTATTTGATCTGACTACTCAATCGGAGGAATGCTGGTGGCATTGGCAATCTTTGACCTCGACCACACCCTGATCAGCGGTGACAGTGATCATGCCTGGGGACAATACTTGGTTGATCGGCAATTGGTCGATGCGGAAGAGCACCAACGCCGCAATGACGAGTTTTATCGCCAGTACCAAGCCGGCGACTTGGACATCCATGCGTATCTGGCCTTCGCGCTAGCCCCACTCACGCGCTATCCGCGAGAACAAATGGAAGCCGAGCGCGCGCAGTTTATCCAGCAGCGCATCGTCCCTTTGATTACAGAGCGCAGCCGTGCCCTGATCCAGCATCATAAAGAACAGCAAGACCAGTTGTTGATCATCACCGCGACCAATGGATTTGTGACATATCCCATAGCAGCGGAGCTGGGCATCGAGGATATAATTGCCCCCCATCCGGAAGAGATCGACGGCCGCTATACCGGTCGCATTGTCGGTGAGCCGAGCTTTCAGCAGGGCAAGGTCACACGCTTGCAGCAATGGATGGAAGACAAAGGATGCGATCTGGCTGGCAGCTTCTTTTACAGCGATTCGCACAATGACCTGCCATTGCTGCGCGAAGTCTCGCATCCCGTTGCTGTCGATCCAGACGACACATTGCGGCAATATGCTCAACAGCACGGCTGGGACATCATCAGTTTAAGGGACTGAATCATGACAAAAAGGTGGTGCATACCACTGTTAACTTTGTGGATCGTGGGCTGCGACCAGACGCCCACCGCACCAACGCAAGTACAGACAACGACACCGCAGGAGGTCACCCGCCAACTCAGCGATGACCCGGCGCTGTCCAGCCTGCGCGCGGACCTTGGCTTGATGGCCTACACCCGCTGGTCACAAGCCAGTCAAGCCGCTCAGCAGCTGGACTCACGCATTGCCGCCTTGCTGCACACTCCCAACGATGCACTGCTGGCAGAGGCCAGACAAGCTTGGCGCCAAGCGTATAGCGCCTATCTCGGCGCTCAGTTATTTACGCAACTGCCAATCAACGACCCACCCGATTGGCACCGCCAGCGGGTCGATAAACAGTCATTGCAAGAACGCCTCGACAGCTGGCCAATAGAGCCGGGCTACATCGACTACCTGCCCAATTATCCCTTTAGTGGCATCGTGAATGACCTGGCTTTGGAGCTCACGCCGCAAACTTTGCTTGAGCAACACGGGTTTTCTGATGCCAGCTCTGCCAGCCTTGGCTATCACCCGATAGAGTTTATGTTGTGGGGCGATCAGGGCGTGCGCAGCGCCAAAGACTTTTACGCCCGCGCCAATACCATCGCCACTGTAGCAAGCGTGGAAAATGACCAACCCGCACTGCCCGCCACAGACCGAGTGCAAAACCATCATCGGCGACGCGAATATCTGGCGCTGGTCAGTGATCAACTGCAAAAAGATTTACAGCGCATCCAACGGCGCTGGCAACCCAGCGAGGGTTACTACGCGCAAGCACTGAACGATAGCCGTCCTGAGCAGCTGTTATCCGCCACCCTAATGGCAGCGCAGCGGCTGGTATCTCAGCAGCTGCTGCAACAGCGCCTTGATCAGCACAGCAGCGAGTTTTCCATGACCAGCCTGGATGACCTGCAAGCTCTGACTGACGGAGTGTTTAGCGTCATCATTCCGGGCGAGCCACAGCAAGGTCTGAACCCGTTACTGGAGGAGGCGGAGCGACAGCAGTGGCAGCACCTGCAGCAGCACATCGATGGGCTACTGCAACAATGGCGTGGCGGCGAGCTGCTGTCACAGGATGCCCGTGAACAGCTGCGTGAAGCCTACATTACCTTGCTGTCACAGCTGCAACGCAGCGCTAGCAGCCTGGGCATAGCGCTGCCTGCGGCGGGTTAACGCGTCGGTAATACTCGGGCGAACACCGCTTTCAGGTAGCGTGTTTCCGCCACCGCGGGCAACACTGGGTGATCAGCGCCCTGGCTGCCCAAATGCTGGATTAACACTTCGCGGTCCAATTCCCGCCCAACGATACGCAACATATCGGGCAAGCGGTCATCGCCCAGGTTCATAGAGCATGAGCCCGACACCAGCAGCCCGTCGCGCTGCAGCAAGCGCATCGCCAGCTGGTTTAGGCGCCGGTAGGCCTGTTCTCCGGCCTTAATGTCCTTGCGGCGAGGAA
This window encodes:
- the rppH gene encoding RNA pyrophosphohydrolase; the protein is MIDDQGYRPNVGIIICNDAGQVLWARRVGQDAWQFPQGGIKQGESPEKALYRELAEEVGLQPKDVKILGCTRGWLRYRLPRRMIRQDSKPVCVGQKQKWYLLRLLSSDDEVNVATTNKPEFDGWEWVSYWYPLGQVVSFKRDVYRSALTELAPRIARLQRRHGN
- a CDS encoding HAD family hydrolase, with amino-acid sequence MLVALAIFDLDHTLISGDSDHAWGQYLVDRQLVDAEEHQRRNDEFYRQYQAGDLDIHAYLAFALAPLTRYPREQMEAERAQFIQQRIVPLITERSRALIQHHKEQQDQLLIITATNGFVTYPIAAELGIEDIIAPHPEEIDGRYTGRIVGEPSFQQGKVTRLQQWMEDKGCDLAGSFFYSDSHNDLPLLREVSHPVAVDPDDTLRQYAQQHGWDIISLRD
- a CDS encoding imelysin family protein, which gives rise to MTKRWCIPLLTLWIVGCDQTPTAPTQVQTTTPQEVTRQLSDDPALSSLRADLGLMAYTRWSQASQAAQQLDSRIAALLHTPNDALLAEARQAWRQAYSAYLGAQLFTQLPINDPPDWHRQRVDKQSLQERLDSWPIEPGYIDYLPNYPFSGIVNDLALELTPQTLLEQHGFSDASSASLGYHPIEFMLWGDQGVRSAKDFYARANTIATVASVENDQPALPATDRVQNHHRRREYLALVSDQLQKDLQRIQRRWQPSEGYYAQALNDSRPEQLLSATLMAAQRLVSQQLLQQRLDQHSSEFSMTSLDDLQALTDGVFSVIIPGEPQQGLNPLLEEAERQQWQHLQQHIDGLLQQWRGGELLSQDAREQLREAYITLLSQLQRSASSLGIALPAAG